DNA sequence from the Sceloporus undulatus isolate JIND9_A2432 ecotype Alabama chromosome 4, SceUnd_v1.1, whole genome shotgun sequence genome:
attgggagaaaggtggggtaataaaataataaaaacgaTGGCTAAGTATCCTCTGTCTTTTTTCTTGTGAAGACTGTCCCAAACCACACCTCATCTCCTGTCTGGAAGGAAGAGAAGACCTCTTTGACCAGGGCTCCAGGTATCTGCCTAGCTGTTGGCCAAGAGATGACCTCAAGGGGGATGAAGGGGGCAGTGGGCTTGGTGAAGGTCTCTGACCCATGGGTAAATAATGAATGACTCTGTTGGGCTGACCATACCTTGACCTCTGGCCCAAGATAAAGGCATGGATATCAACATCGTTCTTCATGCCAActcaaacatttcccacattccatgcatttgttcAGTTTGTCCCCAGGATAGAGTCCCCAGGGTTTAGTGTTATTCATACTTGTTGAATTTCCCTCAGCAGAATAAAGTCCCTAGTCTTGgccttgctcctcctcctcttttctgccTAACCAGGGGCTTCCTTTGACTTGGAACAGATAGAAAAGACTGGCATTAGGAAGTTCGTTTTCCCATTCCATGGAGTTTTCTTCCTCTAGTCTTGCTAGACTCGTTGAGTTTCCTTTGCGTCTCAGAAGCTTCTGGAACTGGAAACTCCTGTTGTATAACATGATGATGAACATTTTAGTCTACTGGAGCTAAGGGGGAAGTTGACCAGAATGGAATGGATgatttcttggctgagagagtctCCTATTCCAAAGGGAAATAAATCATGTTTAAAAGAATGGGGAGATTATAACATAAAGGAAGTAATTCAGATTGATTCTGTGCTTGGCTACTAATTACTTCTCCTTTTTCCTGAATCAGATAATGAGAAGCAACTTAAGAAATATGAGGAGCCACCTGCGACGTCAATGGAAATTATGGAGCCTTTCATGGAGAAAGAGGAGTTTGGAAATCAAAAGGAATTGAAAAGACAAAGGAGAAACCAAAGGAAAATTGAGGAGAACAACTCCTCTGCATCTCAGGGTTCTCAACTTTCTGAACAGCTGATTTCAGACTCCGGTCAAGAAGAGTGTCATGTCTGTGAGAGAATGTGCAAATGTAAATCACAATTGAATACACACTTCAGTGTTTCCATCAGTCAGAGTGGTAgtctacgttcacatcaaagaacccacacagggacgaagccatataaatgcatggaatgtgggaagagcttcagtggCAGTGGAACTCTGCGtctacatcaaagaacccacacaggagagaaaccatataaatgcatagaatgtgggaagagtttcagtcagagtggaaatctacataaacatcaaagaacccacacaggggagaagccatataaatgcatggaatgtgggaagagcttcaatcGGAGTAATAATCTACGTCTACATCAAAGAacgcacacaggggagaaaccatatacttgcatggaatgtgggaagagcttcagtcacaaTGGAGATCTACGtaaacatcaaagaacccacacaggagagaaaccatataaatgcatggaatgtgggaagagcttcggtcagagtggaaatctacatgaacatcaaagaacccacacaggagagaaaccatataaatgcatggaatgtgagaagagcTTCAGTCACAATGGAGATCTACAtaaacatcaaagaatccacacaggggagaaaccatataaatgcatggaatgtgggaagagcttcaattGGAGTAATAATCTACGtctacatcaaagaacccacacaggagagaaaccatataaatgcatggaatgcggTAAGAGATTCAGTCACAGTGGAGATCTACATAAACATCAAAGAAcacatacaggggagaaaccatataaatgcatggaatNNNNNNNNNNNNNNNNNNNNNNNNNatctattatttattttggaCAGTTTTATTTGCTAACCATTTgctatatttccattttggtgtttttttaaaccatCTTAGAAGTGAATTGAATATAAAACTTGTTGTTGTCTCCGTAAACTTGTCCTATTATGTCCTCTACCAGGAACCATATACACCTCCACCTATGTGCTCTCTGCTCAGGTTTCTAGGTATCTTTACCAAACTCTGTGGCAAAAAGGAACTAGGTTTCCCCCCCAAAGTCTGGATCCGTGGGCCAGGAAATTCCTGGCTCCCTGCCCCTATAGATTATTTCCTAGATCCTGGACTTTGTGGCGAATATTATATCCCCTATGCCAAGGAACCTGGCCATGGCCAACGAAATTTTGTCAGTGTCCATCACCCATTCAGTGACAGTTCTgctttttgtcctcctttgtagagCAATGAACATAAGCCAACTCAAGATTGACTTGTCCCCTGACCCAAaaccaggaaaggaaagggaacaaTATGTTCAGATCAGGATGTCATTAAAAAACAGCATATCTTTTTCAAATCCATCCACAGTAAAGGACGCTAAAATTAAATGTGAGTCAAAATAGaccttgctgttttaaaaataaggcACAGGGGACTGGACTATGGCAAAAAGGCCATTATTGGAGttgagggaaaagagaaaggttgGGAATTTGGTATAgcgacaaaaacaaaaagaaaaccttataaGAAGGAATGAAAGGTTGGAAGTGGACGAAGGCCATCTATTGAGGCACTTAAACTCAGTACATAAACAAGAACTGAtgcaggaaggggaaaaaaacattctgCCATATATTAAAACAAGAATTGGAGCctgtaaccctccagatgttttggatttccttTTCCCATGACCCTCTTTGCCAGCATGGGCACTGGTGGGTGAGCTGGAAGTTCGTAGTTCATCAACACTTGGAGTGCTCAACAGGTTCCCCAGCAATATGAACAACAGACAGCCAAAGAAGGGTGATGGATGATTGTGTGTGACACAAAGTTAGACTCATCTAACGGCATAATCATGCTTGAACTAAACAAGTTCAAGTCAGGGAGTCCTAAGGACATCCCATTCAAGCCATCCCTGATGGAGGCAAAACAAACTATGTGCTTTCAAGATTCTCTCAAAATGGCATCTAATTAGAAAGTGCAAAATGAAGAGAGAAGTGCTTCATTGGCCTAGACTTCTGGTTGTTTAGCCCtcagttttcaaaaagaaatataCAACCCAAAGCCCACTTTTACCAAACCATGTCCTTCTCTTTATTAAGTAAACAATTTTGCAAGCAGAGGCACGAGCTGTGGTTGTAGACTTCAGCCATGGCCTCCACTACTCCTGGCCCATTCCTGGCAGAAAAGGCCTCCTGGCCCACTGTTTTTTATGAAAGCTTATACAACGAATGCAATAGCCACTTAAATGCTAGCAATGTGGGGACTGAGGATCAGAAAGGCAGTGGATTTCTGCCCATTTATTTGGAGTAATATATGGGCCCAACAGATATCAAACTGGAAGATGGACCACAACTCATAGATTGGGATCCTGCCCACTAACTAGTTAGAAACCTCAGACTGTGTCAACAGATAAGAAGGAAAGGTAAAcgacaaaagcaaaaaaaataagaCTACGTACCTACATTGATCATGAAAGGAGAAGAAATGTGCATGTTTGGGAGCCATGACTGGCAGGAAATTTAACGTTTCTAAAAAGTGGTTAGGGGACCCAATGTGTAAGTGGCCGCTTGGCTATGGGGACTtgactctggcgaccagggtCAAATTCCCTGCTAGATCTGGAAAACCTAGTTgaggtcttgggcaagtcacgtttcTGGGAGTAAGTCAATCAAAGGCAAACCCTGCTCTGAACCAAGCTTGccaaagaaaaaccccatgataataaGGGCACATCTTACGGCTCACttcgtaagttggaaacaaacttGGTAGGCCACCACAAAAAACAGCCAAAAATTAGGTTATGCGGATAACCAAGTGTGTCAAAGATGGGATGTCTGTGACATACCAGCGCCGTCGTTTAAACGAAGAAACATTCCATGTACGTAAGAATCAGTAAAGTGTCTTAGGGAAATCTAGAAAAGCTGGCTAAGCTTTTTTCTGCCAAACATTATGGTACAGAAAACACCGTAACAGGCATAGAGGGACAAGGGCTTTCCAGTCGTCCCATGATACAAGGTGGGACATGAAAGAAAGTGGCTGTCCATGCAATAAGACATCCAATTAAGTGTATGCAGAAGACTGTAGGGTTTGCTTTCTTAAAAGATTAGCAACATTTTTAGGGAAAGATACTgagaatttttaaatatatgcatcCTACCTTGAGACATTGTGCTCAGTGAGATAACTCTTTCTAATCGCAAGTCAGCAGGCAAAATGATAGGATCGCTGCAACATACCACTCCGTGGCTAACAGAAAAAACTACACAATGGACTTATTTGCCAAAACAGTTGGGACTTCTTCCTGTCATCATAATAATTCCATCAAAATAAAACTGCCTCAAGAACCTAACTGAACAAAAATAGTATTTCCTGTGCTCCTGAAACCTTTTCAATTATGTCTCCTGCCTTAAAGTTAGTCACCCTTTTGGGGGCCTCTTATAACTGCAGTAAGGAGCAACCAATGTACCGGGTGAAGGAGGATTACAATATATTTACAACATTTTAAGGCAtgccctttttaaattgtattgctttatAAACCTGATGTTCACCACATTGAGTCCTCTGTATTGGGAGCGCAGGAAGGTGGAGACAATAGGAAGGACAGGGTGGGATGGGAGCCaagaaataatcataataataataatccatactCCTAATGGGAATTATTGAGTGGCTAATAGAAAATAGTTAACGGAAGGTTTAGTATAGAGGGGGATACGCGGTCTGTTAGCAGATGAAGAAGGACGGagtggaaagggagaagaaagtcCAGGAGATCGGTATAGAAGTAGGCCACGTATCTATCAGTTATAGATCAGGTCATAGCAGGATAAAGTAAAGCGATTcggttatattatattatgatgTTAGTGAAAGAAGATAGAAGTAGATGGATAGAAGAATGAGGAGAGAGATGCGGAGAAAAACGGACGTGGGGTCGAATTACAAGATGGTTGCTGGAGTCTTTGCATGTCCGTTTATATTCTGCAGTGTAACCTGTTCAATAAGAATCCTTTTAAGCAATACTTACTACTAACTACTCCTAATTTGAAAAAACCCTTGCTTTACTAAGGGCTCAATGTCAATGTTCTTCCTCCCAAGGCGCGAGGGCGCGTGACACGGGAcagcgtccgggaaaaggagtgCGTCCGGGAGAGCCTACGTCCTGTGAAAGCGAGGAACGGGCGGCGTGTCTGCGGAGCCTGTCCCTGCTGGTGAGGGCCTGTCCCTGGTGCTGCGCTGAAAAGTGGCGAGGCGAAGGAAGGAGAggcgccctccctccctccctcggacCAGGAGGCTTGATTCCCTTCACCTGCTCCGCGCCCTGGAGCAGATCTTGCAGATGGGGCTGCCCCCGCCCAcgctcctcctccgccgccgcctcctctccGCTGCCTTGGCCTGAACCAGCTGGTCTCGGGAGGCTTCTCGCAGACGGACACCGGCGGGACGGCGGGTGAAGAGGGAAGGCTGTGAGGTGCGGGCTGCGTCTCTGTGCGGCTTCCCCCCGCCGCCGCCTCGCTCCTGACGTGCGAAGCTCTGGGCGATGGCGGAGGCTGGCGGATGCgcctccaccttcctcctctttaaGACTCTCCTACTCCCGAATGCCCTGGAGGGAATGACTGGGGACAGAGAGGCAGAGAGGGCAGCAGGAGCCGCTGCCCGCCGCGCGTGCCctgctctcctccctccctccctcctccctccttgccacgcccctcctcctcctcctcctcagaggcaGCCGTTCTCTGACGCCAGAATGCGGAGGGGCCCAGAGACCGTTGGCGGACCGTTATGGCGAGGcgtggggaaaaggggaggggaggaggcggagggggaggGCACCGCGACCCTcgtcctctcccctcctccccacaacTGTCGAAAGAGTCGCTTTATTTCCCCTCTTAGTCAGGCCAAATTAAAAACTGTCGTCGTCGTCCCTCCTCAGGGAGagtgctgcctcctcctcctcctcctccgccccttcCGCATTTCTCAGTCCTAATCCTAATCGTCAGACAACGTCGAAAGATAGAGCCCCTCTCCCATCAGGCCACAACTTCCAGGGTTGTCTTTTATTAAGGGAGAGTATAACTGTTTGGACCCTCTTTAATTTGTTGGCCtgatggctatggaattctgcgggttggagtttgttgtggggccccagGCCTCACAAACAAACTTCCCAAActccccagcattccatagccaTCAGCCAGACAAAGTTTAAAAGAGGTTCCCAACCCCAGGTTTGTTTCTCAAGTTCCTCCTAAGCACCACCCAGCTCTTTTCCCCTCCCCTAACCAACGCCCCTATTGACGCGCCCCTGAAGGGGAAGTCCTCACCCCAGAATCAAGGGCCTGACCTTACTGCCCACTCGTCTGAACATAATGTATGGGAGTTAAAACACTCCCTGCATAATGCTCACTCTTCAGCTGCAAACGTGCAACGAATGTACCAAATGTAGCGCTGCTGCCACCTTTGgcacccccaagagaaagaagttggcagcatgggctttcgtgGACTTCAGtctattcctcagatgcattaagtcTCTCAacagctcgtgctgccaacttctttctttttttttttcattctcaaaGGCACTTACAtttttctctctacatactattctaCGATTCACCATGGCTTATATCTTTGAAAGAAGTTGACAGGCATCGGCTTTGCTAGCCTTCACTTCACTTCCTCAGGTGTTCGTTTAGAGGAAGCATGGCCTGCCATCTGAGCCGCGACTGAAGTCTATTGGATTACTGCCACTGGCTGCCTTTTCCCTCTATCTGTGGCCATGGCTGAGACCATCCTGGCGACTTTGTCTTATTTTACAGCTCTGTTCCTCAGACTACCATCCCGTGCCCAATCTTTCCTCCTGTACTCTTActaaaaacacttcttttctccttcttagCAAGTAGCATCATTAGCGGGGTGCAGGGTTTCAGGCCACCCTAGTGCACATCCTCCAAGGGTTGAGTGCCTCCCTCCTGCATGTCCATAGCCTGTCGCAGTTGGCGGAAGGTCCcagccccccctccctcccctcttcctgCCCTAATGCTTGCACTTTCAAGCCTCTCAAGGCAGGGAGGGGAATGGCCTGGCACTCCAAGTACCTGAGCTGTGAGCTTTGACTTTCAAGCCATGTGGAGCCAGGATGGATTCCCAGGCCCCTCTCCCTCCTTTGTCATGCTCACAGCTTCATATTCCAAAGTAAAGCTTGTGTGGGACCCACACACCCGACTAGTGACACCCCACTGTGGAACGCCACtgctttcatttagtctcaagggtgctcaTCTACACATCTCTCCTCTAGTTGATACTCCAGAGTAACACAGCTCTCTGTCTTTTGAATTCTGCCACAAAGATGACACCTTTATTATCCAGCCAAAGTCCCTTTTTCATGCAAAGCCTTTAAACGCTCCACTGACctccttcatcaagcaaaggtgttcaAATCAAAGGGGAGACAGAAGAACAATTTGTCAGTGTTGGAGTCCATATGCCTACATTTATCAATATGTTGTTTATAGTTCTGATTAAGAGTGTATTGGAGCCGGTATCTTGATTTTACTATTCAGTCTTTTTCTCATGTGTTTTCCACTTTCGTCCGCTTGTGTCTGCTTCTTTCTGCCTATTTCATGGTTTTGTTTCCCTCTGTCCATCTTTATCTGATTTCAATTTCATCTTGATATTGTACATTACCtccattttgttcttgttttttcctgtttgttttcacCTGTGTGCTAAGATCCTTGACTTCCTGCgctgatttttcttttattgtcCGATGTTATCCTCACTGTTCTTGTCTTTCTCCATGGCCTTTTCATTCTTATGGCCAACACGCTCCCCTTCAATGCTTTCTGCTACATGGTTCCCTCTGTACCATCTTAACTATTTTTACAACATCTATAAATTACAATTTTTTATATCCTACTATTTTAATCCGGTTTGCCCTTCGTTTTTGTCCTGTTGCTTATCTAACACCTTCTTTGTTGCTTGCTGCCTTGTTCGCTTCGCTTGCTCTTTTTTGCCTTCATTTTCCATTGTCTTAGGTATCCATTTTTTGCGTTTCTTCGAATGTGTTTTGTCTCTTCTGCCCCCACCCCTTCCTGCCacctctcctctttttctctttttgttctttttagcGCCTTGCCATAGTCATTGTTCTCCtgactctttttttcttttttttttttttttttccttcatttcctttttttaccTTTTCGTTTCTTCAGTTTGCCATGCCCCCTTCTCACACAgttgcttcccccctcctttaagtGTTTGTTGGACTAtattctggagacaagggtttttgaatccctgcttggccatagaacccactgggtgaccttggtcccgtccactctctcagcctgagatgtGGCAATGGCATCCCCCAAGAACTTGCCACAGAAACCCCCTTCATAGGTTCactataggttggaaatgactttgaagggACACCGCAACCAACCCACTTAACTTAGAACTCACTAATGACCTCTGGGAAAATGACATCATTCTttttagccttagaggaaggcaatggtaacctcctctgaataataattgccaagaaaccctatgcCATCAATTGAGTTGACTGGCAGACATGCCCTTAAGGATCTCACAAAACATTTCATACCATTCCCTTGCGCAGATTTAGATCAACACCATTAGACTCTCAGGTGTTGATTAAAGCCATGGCCTCAGGACTCTGTTGACATGTAGTTACACAGTCCTGGATCAAGCCGCATAATTACTGTTTTGTAGGACGTCTTTTTTTCTAGAAAGCCCTCAGCCTGCAAGCTGAAAGATTCCTGCTGGCCAACGTTCACAACCCTGTTGTCAGAGGAAATTTGGCTTGCTTAGCATCTCGGCTGGAATCTGAtgaaaaattgttgttttttcatcCTCTTTAAAAATAGGAAACTATTTGCCTGCTTCAATTTCAAAATCACAACTATTGAAAGAAATTTTCCCATGTGTTGatggtattgatttttttttgcatttcaggtCTGTGTGTCCCTATGCTCTCAGATCTTTCTCCTAGCCTGGCCGATGAGAGTTGTATGATCCCCTATCTGTTCCAACTGCTTAGAACTGGCTGTGTTTCGTCTGTCTACATTTGTGATTCTTTACTCTAAATAcaatagttgttttttttttttctatttatatagtttcttttaaaaaaacatttaagacTTTGCCAATACAATAACAGCATGACACGccaaaaaagaacacaaaaaaagaaaaatgcacagaaaaatccagaaaaaatcTAGAAATGTTAATGAGATCAAAAGAAAAATGTGATCATGACTTCTAGCTTTCCCTCCAATGATTATACATAGCTAGCGAATGTGGCTGCTTGATAATATCTTCCTATCTCATATTATTTCCATTGCTTAACTTGTTAAAATTCAAATATCAGCCTTTTATCCTTGTTTAGTcttcaatataaaataaaaggtgATAAAAGTTGTCGtgattttttctttattaaagttgccatttttttccatttccatacCTACTGT
Encoded proteins:
- the LOC121929079 gene encoding zinc finger protein 239-like, coding for MEIMEPFMEKEEFGNQKELKRQRRNQRKIEENNSSASQGSQLSEQLISDSGQEECHVCERMCKCKSQLNTHFSVSISQSGSLRSHQRTHTGTKPYKCMECGKSFSGSGTLRLHQRTHTGEKPYKCIECGKSFSQSGNLHKHQRTHTGEKPYKCMECGKSFNRSNNLRLHQRTHTGEKPYTCMECGKSFSHNGDLRKHQRTHTGEKPYKCMECGKSFGQSGNLHEHQRTHTGEKPYKCMECEKSFSHNGDLHKHQRIHTGEKPYKCMECGKSFNWSNNLRLHQRTHTGEKPYKCMECGKRFSHSGDLHKHQRTHTGEKPYKCME